One Pomacea canaliculata isolate SZHN2017 linkage group LG1, ASM307304v1, whole genome shotgun sequence genomic window, cctgaagctgatcgtaaaaagcatccttgtcttctgcctcagagtcatttgttggtgcatagcaggctagcactgtcagcttggtgtacttggaatggaatcttgctctcaaaagcctgggtccataaggcttccattccagcagtgccttttccgttttcttgttgaggagtagagctaccccttcagagtgctgagcgtctgatcttcctgagaacaagatggtatgtcctgacgctagtctcctctttcccgtgccggtccatctgacctcactgactcccaggatgtccaagttgtagttgtcaaactccttgactagttggagcatcctgccagtctggtacaaggtctggacgttccagcaccccaccctcaacttttgcctcggcttcagtaaatccgctgtcgggcgCCAGctcctttcgggtttggctgtcgtccgtcattagtccagtctcctggtgtgcttcattaccttcgccatctgtgacgagttctctggttttagtttctgtaacatgattttttttacatggtgggttgttagccctaccacaacctatttacctctaggtgaggtgtccacttagtcgcctcttacgacatgcctggctggatggcagggaccctattcttacaatgcttgctaggcaagcataccccggggtcccacaggggactCTGATTTGTacctacaaatatttgtttcgtTTCCGAATGATATGAAGGAGTCAACAAAAGGGGCGCTACTCTGACCCCAGCTCACCTTCGTCCCTCAGGTTTGTGACTTGCTCCACCTCTACGGGAATTTCGCTTCTACCAGCTTGTGGACACGTGGTACTGCAATGCGTCTGactgtatatatagatagatatactcatattatgtttgtatgtgtgattgtgattTCTGCCTTTGACTTCttcggacagacaataaagtctgatttgagaTTCCTATAAAGATGGAAAAGTTATCTGCAATTTTTTTGAGTTAAGAAAACAATCAACTACACACAGCACAGCGGAATTTGTCCGTGTATACCATAGCtggagaatgtgtgtgtgttttatttttattttttttgtgggggaggggggaaatgTACTATATattgagaggaaaaaaaatgtcgagagagagagagaaagaaggatgtTGGTGACATAAACGTGACTAGGACATGCAGTTCACATTCGTCTTGCACCGTACTGCTGCCCGAAATtgattcttctctctctctctctctcttcttctctttctctttgtctctctctcgttcATAAGAAAAGaccgcagttttcattggtcgAGTCAGTGCTAGTGTGGACGACTTGACTCTTTAGGCGAGGAGAGCACGAAGTACATCCATCCAGGACTCAACAACACCTTTGTTAATGTCATCGTCTAAAACTTCAAGTCTGACTGTCCTtgccttgttttctttcagaaagaACTAACAGTTCTAGTTCTAATGAAGATGGCGGATCATGATCAGAACATGGCTTAAACTTATCCACTGTTGGTATTGCCTTCAGGACTCTGCATTTATATATGACAAATTTTGTTAGAAGAATAATGAAGTTCAAAGGTTTGTCAGCCTCCTCTATTCTACCaatacacaacaacacaatttcTTTACCGATCCTAATTTCCTCTGAATAGTTTTGGCTACTTAACATATTCCATACTTGGTCccaaaaatgtttacttaatgGACAGTGCCAGAATATGTGTTCAATAGTTTCattgtcttgtttacaaaataaacaaatgtatcgagcttaaatttaaaaaagaaatgagtttgTGGGTAGGATCCGATGTCAAATTCTTATCTGTAGCCATCTTAATTGGGTATCTACAGTAGTGTGAAGTGGCTTTAGAAATATATCAGCCTAGGTACACTCTATGAATTCCACCTCTCACTTTCTGAGTGCAGATGGTCCACTTTATTGTCTTcaagaattttttaaacttctttattcccttttctaaaaaaaagaaaaaactgtaaGTGAGCACCattaaaaaagtgatttttcaaactttttatttgGGCATGATATTGAAGGAAAACATCAACGAATACATGCAAGATTACCTACTAGTGTGTGATATAGTTAACCCTTTGTTACACAACTCAAGAATGAAGCGAGGGGTAGACACGGCAAACAGGATTTGTTCAGGGAGGGGTAGACTTATGGAAAACAAGGTTTGTTCAGGGAGGGGTAGACTTATGGAAAACAAGGTTTGTTCAGGGAGGGGTAGACTTAGGGCAAACAGGGTTTGTTCATGTCTACATCACTGCGAAGCTTGAGCCACACAGCCAGCACATCCGCACGACCGACCAGAGATCCTGCAGACAGACCATAATTTATTTAACAAGGTTTCGCATGTGTAGTAATTCAGAGACAAAtaactttcattaatttttctcacaaataaaatgatgtGGTGCACACCTCTCTAGGTTAATGTTTGCATGCGGCTATTGTTAGGTTATTTGTTCTTCAGAGGCACAgaacacacaacaacaattttGAAACATTGTGCCTAACTCCTAATCATCAAGTCATAATTGTTTATCTTTGCTTTTGTCATTCTTCCGTGGACTGTTTGGAAGACTGGAAATTTTGCACCTGCTTGCAAGTATGGATGGGTGTGTGAAAATACTTGAAACTTTACTCAGTAATCTGCGTGTACGTGCGTACGTGTActtctgtacgtgtgtgtgtgtgtgtgtgtgtgtgtgtgtgtgtgtgtgtgtgtgtgtgtgtgtgtgtgtgtgtgtgtgtgtgtgtgtgtgtgtgtgtgctgcgtgagtgtgtgtgctgcGTGAGTGGGTTGGTTAGTCCGTTAGTGGACAGGGTCTCTAATGACAGCATCAGTCACTTTTCATTGGCTCAGTGAGGATGTAAATGCAGTGCATCTGTACAACAGGAGGTCAGTCAGTGCTCGTGAGCGACACCTTCAGACGTAGCTACAACGACAGGAAACAATTATCTTTCTGTAAAGTAAAGGTCTTGTGAATCCAGTTAAGAAAAGATGGTTTCGCTATCGTCAAGCATAAAAAGAATTGAAATGtctcttttatctttgttaACACATCGACTTACCTTGAGTTTCCCACGTGATTCCTGTTTGTGCTTTGGAGTAGAAAAATGTCGGCAGGTGTGATGCGGTCTCCCAAGTGCATACGTGGCCTTTGTCCTTGATGCTGATCCAACCAAAATCAGATGGACATCCATAGTGACCCTTGCTGACGTAGAAACGCCGAGTCACTCGTCCAGGCTCGTCGATGCTGGAAgttgagcaaataaaaaaattaaaaccttgtTGTGTCATAAAAACACAACACCCAGTTGGTTCCCTATGCACCTGTCGTATGTCATCGCCTGAACTGTCCTGTCCATGGCTCTTTGACAAGCAAAGACATTTATACTTTTACAAGGGTGTCTTACCCAAAAATGCTGAAGTAGGGTAAAGCAGACCCACTGATGTCCGTCCAGGAAGAGTTTAGAAGCCTGTCTGCCGAAAACCAGTTCAGATAGTTGCTGTCCAGTCCCCTGAATTCCATGAAAGCCTTCTCCACGCCATTTTCATATAAAGCCACTTTCaccttaaaatttaaaagtacAAGTGTGGTTATATAAGCCTTGCAgactatatataattatatataaaacacttttaaccATTAATCTGGAACCAGTCATTTGAGTAGTTCAATAGCTGCATGTTCTGACTTGCTACCTTCTCCAGGTTCCTAGAGGGCCAGACATCCACGAGGAAGCTGCGGTAGTGGCGGTCACATGACCCGCTTGTCGCGGTGCAGCCGCAGGGCATGCTGGTGCGGGTGTATTTGTAGTCGTCATGGTAACCAACGTGCGTCCATGTGTCGTATACAGGGGATCCCAGACCAGCAGTGGCTCGAAAACATAAGGTCCAGCCATCTTTCTGGATGGGAGCTACACTTAGACAATTGGCATAAAAATaggttttatttaattatcaaaaaggaattaaaaatcaAGAAAGTTTTTATTCGCCAAAAGTAGGCGCAATTAATATCAGCACCagtaaaactgaaatttttttaaataaaatagaaaagtaaTCATATGTCAACtttaaagaaaccaaaaaagttTCCGTTAAGAACCTTTGttatttaacataaataagtacattaaagaaaatataaatgaaatgttCTAAAATATCCTTGCCTTGAATATTCCATGTTTCAGTCTGCCTctgcttcactttcttttccaCTGAGatgaatgcaagaaaaacaaaggctTTTTCATCTAAATAGTCTTGATTAGAATTAAAAACAGACTGGATGATGTTTGTAAATTTGTTACCAACAGGACAGATCTACCTTATGGTTTTcattataagaaaatattatgaaatgACGATAGCTTTGGTAATTGTAACTTTTCGAtgaattgaataattaaaattttgggacaacagaagaggaaaaaagttgtTACTTTACACTTAAGGTTAAAAACACTTCTACCACTGTAAATTCAAAGaatgtttctttgccttttaacaTACATAATGttcttaaaaagaaagttacagaaagaaatgataaaagagaCATTTAGTGAATCTTGAGGTCAGATCTTCAAGTTGTTCCTTTATCGAGATGACCTTTGGCCCCTGACTGGCTGAAGCTGTTCTGCAGATGGAAAGAGCGAGCAGTGTTGCTGCCCAGGCTACCCACAGGATACGCCGCATGTCGCACGATGTGTAGTCAGACCTGAGTTCGACAGTCACAGCATCAAAATTTGGTTATCCATGTTTTCCAAGACATTTTTAATAAGAATAACTCTAGTATAAAATTAGAGTTGgtgataaaagaagaaatgcattACAAACATTACACGCAAATGTAAAATTCGCAGACGAAACAAATGCCTAGCACAAGACTGGGAGCCAGCAACTGGTATCACACCATCCCTGTAACTATGGAGACCATCAGACCTCGAGAGCAAGGACTACCAAGTGCGGATAGGTCACCAACACCGGTACCTTCACTAAGCACCGTTCATGCCCCCACCTCGACATATTCTCTTCTGTAACTCCATTTACTCCTTCAGTTCCTGTCCCACTGATATTCCACAAGGTAGAAGTATCTTCGTAAAAGTCACTGGCAGCTAGACTACAATGGAGTCAAATACCTAACCCTGCTTTACTGACTTTTTAAGTAGGGCATGACATCAGACACCACAGTTTTCACCCCCTACAATGAAAAAGACTTCTCCCTCGCAACAACAACCATAATATCAACAGCATTCCAATCTCCAATTATCAAACGTCCCATTGATAAGAACATAAAGCCTTTTATTGTAAAAGGCCCTAACAATTCTTCTGCTGCTTGCCCAAGACCTTCAATTTTAAgatcagttgaaaaaaaaacttacctgtGTACCTGGTAAGAATCAGTTTCAAGTTTACTAGTAAACGTCAAATAATAGTAACAGTCAAACTGCGTGCACCATGTCTGGCAGTGTCTTATATACACGTCCACCAGGAACTACTCCTTCATTGCAGTACAACGGCCAGAAATGGGAATGGCGATTGTCATGTGTACAAAAGGTGGCTACACGGTGTTCTCTGTGTGCCCTAGTCAACAGGATGTCATGGGTGTGTGTGGCTAACATAACAAATCCGGCAGCTGTAGACAGACTGTGGGTGTCGTGTTCTTTCCAGTTTCCGGATATAATAGCGGAGAATTCACAAAGCAGACGAGCCATAACTTTGAATCAAAGACCTTTACCGTGGAGATGAGATAATTACTGTTATGTTTCATTACAGCTCATCAAACTAATCACTTTGTTGGTTgattctttttctaatattatatTCGTTTTTTTCTAAATTCAGAATTTTTGGTTGGTATTTTCAATctatgtgtatgtctgttgAGCAGCACTTGACAGCTATCCTAGCAGGCTATTCACTTTCAGCCTTTTTATTGTACttcaattaaaatatattgttttagaCTAGTGCATAATTTcttatgctttttattattttactgttcTGTTACTGTGCACAAATGAGGTCAACACTGTTTCATAGGGGTCACTGAGATAGCGAGTACTCGCCATAAAGATAAGCAAGAAGGCGGACTCATGCGGTTACATTTATcacataaattttttaaaaaacttggtAGTAATTAATCAACTGCCATACGAACTCCGGATGGAAATGCAATCCATCTAGATGTCCTTGCTGCATCCTGTATAACATCTGCTTCTGCAACGCCTACAGATCCGCCTCTCACATCCTCATCTCACCCGTTCTGTTGAATTCACGACTGTCGCTGCATCAAGGGACATAACACTTAAATCCTCAGGGGTTGACAGTTTAAGGAGTTGTTTCCCGTGACACCTCGACAATGTTCCTGTGCAAATGTACGATAGTCTCTCCTTATTCGGTCTGTGTCCGTTCGTACCaacgcgtgtatgtgtgtgcttcgCTGTGAAATTCATTGtgaaaagatattaaaacatttcagtatTCTTATATTTAGTAGATCATTTGCTTACATCCATGCCGTCACAACCTGTTCCTTGTTTTCAGAAGCACGTAGCATCAAACAACAGGAATTTCCAGACTGTATTTTACCAGAAGCTGAGGTGGTGGCAGTAACCCTCACATCCCACATTGCATGTGGCGACTTCTATGGAGTATGTAGAGGGAAACCCCTAAGGCCCAATGGGAAATGAAGGCAGAAGGAGAAGAGCCCCCTGATCGCACAAAAATCTggcctgaaaataaaaatgtacctGACGACTGAAAGGTTAAGGGACAAGAAGTACCTAAGTTCTTAGTAAAATCAAACTCAGTTCCTTGCACACTGAACTGTACTGTTCAGCAGTTTTAACATCTTTCTGTCGATTTGTATAGTGGGTAGTGGCAGGGACTGTGATCTACATAgataatacaaaatatacatgaCTCCTTATCGGTAGCGACTTTACTTACTAAGCTAATCAACCTGACATTATATTCTAGTCATTTTACAAGATCATGGTCACCACCCTCAGTAATTCACTCACTAGTACTAACATCGTAGATATGTTTACAATATCACGGTCACTAGgctattaaataatttattagacTAACATTGTCGGCGTTTTTATAAGATAAGGGCAATGCGAAGAACAGACTATTCATCTTATCAGACAACTCGAGTGTACAAGTGGCACAGACGGACATCTGACTACGAGAGGCTCCCTTTAATTCCTTATATCCTAGACCGTTAAGGAAGTTATTTTAAGACACAGATATTTTTACGTTTAACATTTTACTTATCGTGGagtgaaaaataagaaacattcgTAAGTCtaccatatttttaaatattgagaTGTCTGTTCATGTTTCGCTGTGATTTATGTGCTTATTTGCCTTCACTATTGAATAACAAGAGaaaagacttggaaaaaaaggtttacaGAAACAGAAGACATTCCAGGAAATcataatgtaataaattttaataaacagaATACTGTCTATTGAAATTAGTTTGATGTCCATcaacgatgattttttttaaacatacatcAACATTTCACATCCCTCATGTGTGACTCTCAATGTCCAGACAACCATGCTAAGCATTATGGTCCTTTCTAGAAGTCAAATCTTGACACTAGTAACATAAAGTAGAAAGATGGCAGAACAATCCGCTGCTCATAACTGTGTAAGGTCAAAAATGGAAGGCCAGCTGACGACCAAGAACCcaattagtttattccttgttacttggaGGAGAACAGGGCCGCAGGACCCCACTTGCCGAGCTGTTCTGTCCCCCTCCAGACGACACTACAAGCTGTGAACTATTTTCTGGCCAACCAAAGCTGTGGCTTCTTTAGATAATTTCTCAGACCTTCCACGCCCAGGAAACGTGTCATCGTCTTCCTTCTTGGCGGCTCGTTCCAGTTATTGCACTGCTGAAAACActttataataaacataatttaaatttaaactcttttaaatatatcatcttttaaatatatcaacttttaaactataaaagagAGGACCCtcaagattttctttaaatcacATGTCACTGACGGCACGTTTGACATGACCACTCGTATCACGAGACAGTGCAAACACGACAGAGATAAGACCAGATGTTGGCTGAGCTGTATTTTTACTGTAGACATATAAAAGCAAACAGCAAGGACTTTGTTGTATTACTGTGCTGAGGATTTTGTCAGATCCGCACAGCCAACAATAAATGATGATCCTGTTCTTGACTGCCATTTTGGTAACAGGTACAGTTCTTTATTGACTTTAAATCACTcattctgtctgtgtgtttgtgtgtctgtctgtctgtctgtctgtctgtctgtctgtctgtctgtctgtctgtctgtctgtctgtctgtctgtctgtctgtctgtctgtctgtctgtctgtctgtctgtctgtctgtctgtctgtctgtgtcctTCTCACTATCTGTATAGTCTGCTTcttacaatctttttttttcctttgagtGTTTTCTTCCTACTTTGAGCTTAAGAAATTTGTACTTAACCATatgttctctccctttcttccttcactcttttttttcctctgatcATTGTGTCTATCAATATGTGCTCTGGCGAAACCTAGTTtagttgttttgcttttgccttctttcatttgatttaagtttgttttgcttgtcttGTAATGTTATATGTTAGTACAGTGAGTGTTTTTATTGCctcttttatctctctttttctgtgtgaGTCTCAATATTTATAAGTTTCTTCGTCTACCTGACATTtgtctctcatctctctctcattttctatccctccctttctctctttagcAACTGAACAAAAGGCAAAACATAACAGTCAAGAAACCATGTACCTGTCATCAGATGATCACTCAAACCTTTAGTCTGATAAAACTGAGTCAGCTCAGGGTGAGCAAATAGTAGCAGGTGTGTGTCTCACACAGTTTGACAAGCCAGCTTGATTTTATCAACATTAGCTTGAGGAATATTAGTATCAAGTCCaaattttaataagaaaaaatgtttaactgaCTCACTGAGTGGACTGCACGAACCTGATGGATTATTTGTCAAAAGTCTTTTGCCGCGTGTTTGTAGTAATTGTTGTTTGTGATTAAGTATGTGTTAGTAGGAGTGTTTGTCTGTAAATGgcctttgttatttatttgtaggTGTTGTTTGTCAATACATGTTTTCGCTGATACTgcacttcttgttgttgttgacagtttctgtcaacagttCTTGCTGTGTACTGTACTTTGATCTCTTAGCTCTGTCAACCTTGTTGTCAAATATTATCTTTTCTGTTGTACCCCTCAGCTTGCAATGGCTACACCTGGATGAGTTCGTCGCCAGTCAACGGAAGTGGAATATACGCATGCGTGGGCGACACCGTTACCTTAGGCTGGTCCATCAGTTTAGCGACTGGTGAGACTGTGAATGACATGGAATGGTTTTTCGAAGGATCAGGTAGGCAGTAACTGACTATAGCTGACTGTGGTGAGTGGGGTCATGAgtggaaataataaaacttcttGTGAAATCGGTGGTCGAAGATCGTAAAAAATCGAAAATTTTATTTCGTGGTCTAGAAAcggtgaaataaaaaaaaaatattgcatgcaTGACATGGGACAGACATGAAAGGTAAAAACTTAATTAGCATTTTAGTACATAACTTTTAgaattgtatttctttgtagaattaactaaattaaattgaatgtgtgactgtgtcatTGCGTGTGTTAGTACAAGTCATATATGCAGGACGAATTGGGATGGACAGGTgaatgtgtgtggagggaggaggaacaCTTGAAAACTTTTGTCTGAGACAACCAAAAATGACTTCTCTATTGACTGCTAGAGGTCAACATGTTATATCCTTGCTTCCAGGGCAATCCTCACAAATGATCGCCACGTTCGTCGGCAGTCAGTTCGTCCGAATTGCGCCCAACAGACCGTCTCTGAAGTTGTTCAATATCTATGGACTCCAGTTCGACCTGCAGGCGCAGCAGGAGTACGGCACCTACTCCCTTCATGTTAACATCATCAGAAACAACAGTCTTGCGAGAGACAGCAAATATATCTACGTAGGATCCCCCGGTGAGTAGTTGactgtaaacaatgtttttagTAACTTTTCCCTGGAGCGAAATAATAACACAGGTTCGGACTTAGAGTCCATCTTGTCCATCTTGATCGGTTCTTATACGGAGATCCCTTCCACTCTAGCAACGCCTCCGCTATGACAGGCCTTTGAAGAAGACGAAAATTGTTTCTGAACAACGGCAATTTGTAGTCTGAATGTCCTATAAACTTGTGTGAAAGATGTTCTCAGGCTTACATTTTGCCCCATCATGAGATTTCAGTCTCCAGCACACCTTGCTTCTCGTGACTCCAGAAAATTAACTACTTTGGCTTCCGAGAGACTTTTAATTATGATGGAGTACTTCAATTGTTACGAAATCTCTAAATGAAGAGACCTTCACCTTGACTTTTCAGAGCCTCCCAGCATCCAGAACCAGCAGCTGCGAGCTCGTTTGCTGCCGGAGGCGAAGTTGGTGTCGCAGGACTGGCACGTGCAGCTGGGATGCGGTAACTTCCAGACCAGAGGCGAGCCGCCCTTCACCGTGGTGTGGAAGGTCGGAAACTTATCTTGAGTAGAGTGAAGAGTTtcacattgatgatgatgatgatgatgatgatgatgatggtggtggcggtggtggtggcggtggttgtggtggttgtggtggtagaGGAATAATTATGATTAAATTGGTTGAGCAGGTTACTCTGTATTTTTGTCTCGTCCCTGGGTCTACGAAAAgccctataataataataaaaataatcatcatcgtcgtcatcgtcatcgtcatcgtcatcattatcattatcgtcatcatcatcatcgctgttgttgttgttggcttttGTGTTTTGAATTTGATTGGCGTAActtcaatatttattattcacacGTGAGATGgtgcacacacaaagacacgcACACTGTTCTATGCAGACATGATTGTCTTCtgtgttgttatgtttgttttttcacagTCGCCGTCAGGTATTATCATCAGCAGTTCCGAGTTCGTCGACAACGAATATATTCTGTCTATAAGCAATCCCGTAGAAGAAGGGACCTACTCATGCCACCTGATGAACTCTGACCCGACAGCCAGGTGTGTACAGACCAATGCGTCGCTGCAGTTCAGTGCTGAAGTCGATGTGGAAGCAAAGGATGTGCTGCTCGCCATCTACAACGCCAGCTGCGGCCACGAAATGGAGGACGTGGCCTCGTCCATAGCAGAGCACATCAGCCGGGGTATGTGGCTGTCTCGGGGTGTACTTGACTACTGTAGATGGTCTTCAACATGCAAATGTATTCACACGCTTATAAACTTGTCTTTAAGACAATATTCAGCTCCTACAACATTCATGTTGTGGCCAAGTGGTGAGGTATCTTTCTAACCACGACAACCGTCCATcagtaaaaatacaagcaggtCTTGTATACAGGTGCAACTCTTTTACTGCGCGGCTAAAACAATCGCCACGGCTGTGCCACCCGCCGATGCTCCCTCACTCATCGCCGTTGTTCGTCGTCTCCTCTTTTTCTAACGTCctccgtttgtcgtcacctttttgtcgtcatattttatgacgtcATACTCCAGCCCATCACAATGTTAAGCAGACACAATCCCAAAAGGATCTCAAGCCGTCTGCCCCACAATCGAGTGAGCTAATCACCAGGCTAGGGATTAGTATACACAGTGTATAAGGTTTCGCAGTGTGTAGGTATTGTCTCACCGATATAAGGTCTGACAAGATGTAGGTGAGGCTTTATAGTCGAGTATCATCAGTAAGGGCAGTGAACTCTCCATCTCAAGGGGAAGCAAGTCGAAGGTGGACCTCAGTTTCGCCTTCCGTCACATCAACTGTTCCTTGAAAGATCAGACATGTGGGTTAGTCCACGTTTAGTTCACACTTCAGTGAACAGGAGGAGATTTCAAGGTCCCTGATGTGAGCCAGCCTAGAACCATCTCTCTTCTTCTCCAAACTATAACTGGCATtataactgttgttgttgttgctctcCCCTGTATACTGATAGTGGTTCTTGGCTTGAACAGCGCGCTAACTGATGGAGCGATAAATcgtgttttatgttttgtaaatcCTGTTTTAtgggcttttttaaaattaagaagtGTAAGAAGTGTTACGAAACCCGTCCTCCTTAATGTTTCCAGGTTAATGTGAAATAGTTGTGTTTTGAAGCCGTTACAAAAGTCGTTGAGTGCTGATTGTGGTATTTCTGTCCCCTTCTCAGCCTCCAGTCCCACAGTCCGCCTTGTCAACAGCACGAAGCCCTGGAGGGGACGAGTAGAAGTTTTTTACAATAACCAATGGGGGACTGTGTGTGATGATAACTTTACTGTGAGTGATGCCATCGTCGTGTGCAGAATGCTGGGATTGCAGGTGTAAGTGGCTTTATGTGTAGTTGTCATCTGTCTTCGCTTGCTCAACAaactgaatttttctttaaaataaaaaatgtttataaattatgtttgcCAATACATAGGTACGCAACtcgtttgaaaaaataaataatactttccAAATTTTTACTCGTTCCCCATTCacttaaatatttactttatttgttataCATGATGCTCAAGGTTTACTCAAATGAGGTTTGATGTTTTAATTAATACTTGTGCGAGCTTTGATTATTGCTGCTAGTGTTTTTGTTACACTGACAGCAATATAAGAATCTTGATTGTTACTTGTGGTTTTCTGTTTTGCTGATAGAAATGCTCCTGCGGTCCGCAAGTCGGCCTTCTACGGGCCAGGCACGTTGCCTATTCTCCTGGACGACGTAGTGTGCAGAGGCAACgagacaaatattttctccTGCGGCCATGCCAACATCGGTGTTCACAACTGTGTTCACAGCAAAGACGTGGGCGTCGACTGTCTCTCTAAGCACTAGTCTCTGTCCCCTGTCCCCACTGTCTCCACTATCTCCACTCTGTCCCCTGCCCCTACTGTCTCCCCTCTGTCCCATGTCTCCACTCTGTCCACTGTCTCCACTCTGTCCCCTGTCTCCACTGTCCACTGTCTCCAGTCTGTCCACTGTCTCCACTCTGTCCCCTGTCTCCACTCAATCCATTGATTCCACTGTCTCCGCTGTCTCAAAGTTTTgcagtatttgttttgttgttctatACAACACTGTCTAAAACATTACCAGCCCCGACTAATCCTCTAACTAACCCTGCATCTATTTCAgaagtttattgttgtttacacttACACTTATCGCGTTGCTGAGTAGTGATTGTCATTTCCAAAAGCCGTGTTTTTGTCTATGTTTGGGCTCCTATATATGATGAGATCGGTGCTTGTTTGAATTCTCTCATAACCACGTGACAAGCTGATGTAAACACTTACAAGCACTTACAAGCAATACAGTAAAGCTATAGACAAATAAAGCTTCAGTATGATGTAAAGCGCAT contains:
- the LOC112570120 gene encoding uncharacterized protein LOC112570120 isoform X2 — protein: MRRILWVAWAATLLALSICRTASASQGPKVISIKEQLEDLTSRFTKLEKKVKQRQTETWNIQAPIQKDGWTLCFRATAGLGSPVYDTWTHVGYHDDYKYTRTSMPCGCTATSGSCDRHYRSFLVDVWPSRNLEKVKVALYENGVEKAFMEFRGLDSNYLNWFSADRLLNSSWTDISGSALPYFSIFGIDEPGRVTRRFYVSKGHYGCPSDFGWISIKDKGHVCTWETASHLPTFFYSKAQTGITWETQGSLVGRADVLAVWLKLRSDVDMNKPCLP
- the LOC112570120 gene encoding uncharacterized protein LOC112570120 isoform X1 encodes the protein MLYRMQQGHLDGLHFHPESDYTSCDMRRILWVAWAATLLALSICRTASASQGPKVISIKEQLEDLTSRFTKLEKKVKQRQTETWNIQAPIQKDGWTLCFRATAGLGSPVYDTWTHVGYHDDYKYTRTSMPCGCTATSGSCDRHYRSFLVDVWPSRNLEKVKVALYENGVEKAFMEFRGLDSNYLNWFSADRLLNSSWTDISGSALPYFSIFGIDEPGRVTRRFYVSKGHYGCPSDFGWISIKDKGHVCTWETASHLPTFFYSKAQTGITWETQGSLVGRADVLAVWLKLRSDVDMNKPCLP
- the LOC112570003 gene encoding uncharacterized protein LOC112570003, encoding MMILFLTAILVTACNGYTWMSSSPVNGSGIYACVGDTVTLGWSISLATGETVNDMEWFFEGSGQSSQMIATFVGSQFVRIAPNRPSLKLFNIYGLQFDLQAQQEYGTYSLHVNIIRNNSLARDSKYIYVGSPEPPSIQNQQLRARLLPEAKLVSQDWHVQLGCGNFQTRGEPPFTVVWKSPSGIIISSSEFVDNEYILSISNPVEEGTYSCHLMNSDPTARCVQTNASLQFSAEVDVEAKDVLLAIYNASCGHEMEDVASSIAEHISRASSPTVRLVNSTKPWRGRVEVFYNNQWGTVCDDNFTVSDAIVVCRMLGLQVNAPAVRKSAFYGPGTLPILLDDVVCRGNETNIFSCGHANIGVHNCVHSKDVGVDCLSKH